From Flavobacterium arcticum, the proteins below share one genomic window:
- a CDS encoding phage integrase SAM-like domain-containing protein, with protein MDFITFWETEMQRQKELLKPGTYRQQVTMLNKLKAYRKTWYFYEITEDALQDLTGYFKNKLKNKEQKSQIKLIFICYETPLCFY; from the coding sequence ATAGATTTTATTACGTTTTGGGAAACTGAAATGCAACGTCAAAAAGAATTATTAAAGCCTGGTACTTATCGCCAACAAGTTACTATGCTAAATAAACTCAAAGCCTACCGTAAGACATGGTATTTTTATGAGATTACCGAAGATGCATTGCAAGACCTTACAGGCTATTTTAAAAACAAACTGAAGAATAAAGAGCAGAAATCCCAAATTAAATTAATTTTCATTTGTTATGAAACACCCCTCTGTTTCTATTGA
- a CDS encoding Arm DNA-binding domain-containing protein → MQNIVILDNHVPIHAPMKFTGKLTAKIVLRTDHQRVDNTYALYLQLFINKQRKCLPCNISVHEKDFDKDKQRVKRTCKNYKDYNLVLEKMLADINKIEVSYRLSNQVLTMDKLI, encoded by the coding sequence ATGCAGAATATAGTAATCTTGGACAATCACGTCCCTATCCACGCCCCTATGAAATTTACTGGGAAGTTAACAGCCAAAATAGTACTCAGAACCGACCATCAACGGGTCGATAATACATATGCACTTTACCTGCAATTATTCATTAATAAGCAGCGTAAATGCTTGCCTTGTAATATCTCTGTACACGAAAAAGACTTTGATAAGGATAAGCAACGCGTAAAACGAACGTGTAAAAATTATAAGGACTATAATTTGGTACTTGAGAAAATGCTCGCCGACATCAATAAGATAGAAGTTAGCTATCGTTTAAGCAATCAGGTACTCACTATGGATAAACTTATATAA
- a CDS encoding adenine phosphoribosyltransferase — protein sequence MELNKYIRDIQDFPKQGIIFKDITPLLSNPEAVNKCMELFIDNLKNKKIDKVVGVESRGFFFGMLLANRLNAGFIPVRKPNKLPYETISSSYALEYGTDTLEMHIDAIQQGERILIHDDVLATGGTAKAVCELVEKLGGEIVQCNFLMELSFLNGRQKINQYDIYSPLVY from the coding sequence ATGGAATTAAATAAGTATATACGTGACATTCAGGATTTTCCGAAACAAGGAATTATTTTTAAAGATATAACTCCGTTACTATCTAATCCCGAAGCTGTAAATAAATGCATGGAGTTATTTATAGATAATCTTAAAAACAAAAAAATAGATAAAGTAGTAGGGGTAGAGAGTAGAGGGTTCTTTTTTGGTATGCTTTTAGCAAATCGTCTTAATGCAGGGTTTATTCCTGTACGTAAACCTAATAAGTTGCCTTATGAAACGATTTCTTCTTCTTACGCCTTAGAATATGGTACAGATACCTTAGAAATGCATATAGATGCTATACAGCAAGGGGAGCGCATATTAATACATGATGACGTATTGGCAACAGGTGGTACAGCAAAAGCAGTATGTGAGTTGGTAGAAAAACTAGGTGGCGAAATTGTACAATGTAATTTCCTTATGGAGCTTTCTTTTCTTAACGGACGCCAGAAAATAAATCAATATGATATATATTCACCACTGGTTTATTAA
- a CDS encoding M56 family metallopeptidase has protein sequence MESFIIYLIKASGLLAVFYITYYTLLRKETFFYSNRKFLIAGLITSVIFPLLVLTRTVWVEAAPQAAIQEMSITQLMAIQEQMEVNANVAKSIDWYSIAGGIYIAGVLFFLIRFCIDIKAIVKMLRGKAIGYKNGFKYIDSEAVKSPFSFFNYIVYNSKVLSPQELQNILSHEKVHSAQKHSFDMIISQLFCIVFWFNPFVWAYRKAISQNLEFIADAEATKEIQDIKAYQKTLLKITVQPECTAIINHFYQSLIKKRIVMLNKKQSKTRNSWKYIVVVPALVAFMLCFQLEVKAQEKALKTETVEHTSIKVALEITEYSKDEELEAEKDFFKQEFDTDITFSDITRNEKGKITGIKIVVKDATQSRVYKSSGKAPIKPFTIEIEKDNNGNKEISFGIAPTIRATGDVNLHRSNNNVSYKSNGKIRVSDTLFYNREDVIKKHKVTSPPIPSQEGGWSVNNITINNKDMLIVINGIKQEKGETIKLPLDTKIDKMNVLEKKEAKNKYGKDGKKGAIEITTKKVVSRYSVHTIESNGAWRTSIGESNIDYYDDMQKDITAMRRFTNIDFENITSDNISQFPMLRGTSVEDLAALKERLGDAQIEIQKIRNIDDDSDAFRFNEEQYAESKRYIEEVRQQLASTREELKAKRKQMSKERAKAREVRELEIQEFNKIKEE, from the coding sequence ATGGAAAGCTTTATCATCTATCTTATTAAAGCATCGGGATTATTGGCTGTATTTTATATTACCTACTATACTTTACTAAGGAAAGAAACATTCTTTTACTCTAACCGTAAATTTTTAATTGCTGGGCTAATTACCTCGGTTATCTTTCCGCTACTAGTGCTTACCCGTACTGTATGGGTAGAAGCTGCTCCACAAGCAGCAATACAAGAGATGAGTATAACACAACTAATGGCAATCCAAGAACAAATGGAAGTCAATGCCAATGTTGCTAAAAGTATAGACTGGTACAGCATTGCTGGAGGTATTTATATTGCTGGAGTACTTTTTTTTCTGATTCGATTTTGTATAGATATTAAAGCCATAGTGAAAATGCTTCGTGGAAAAGCAATTGGCTATAAAAATGGCTTTAAATATATCGATTCAGAGGCAGTAAAATCGCCTTTCTCTTTCTTTAATTATATCGTTTATAACTCTAAAGTATTAAGTCCGCAAGAACTACAAAACATATTAAGTCATGAAAAAGTACACAGTGCACAAAAACACTCTTTCGATATGATTATCAGTCAGTTGTTTTGTATTGTCTTTTGGTTCAATCCTTTTGTATGGGCTTATAGAAAGGCTATATCGCAAAACCTTGAATTTATAGCCGATGCAGAAGCAACGAAAGAAATACAAGATATTAAAGCCTATCAAAAAACATTATTAAAAATAACAGTACAGCCCGAGTGTACTGCAATCATCAATCACTTTTATCAATCATTAATCAAAAAACGAATCGTTATGTTAAACAAAAAACAATCTAAAACCAGAAATTCTTGGAAGTATATTGTGGTAGTACCCGCGCTGGTTGCTTTTATGTTATGTTTTCAACTTGAAGTAAAAGCACAGGAAAAAGCTCTTAAAACGGAAACAGTAGAGCATACCTCTATAAAAGTAGCATTAGAAATAACTGAATACTCTAAAGATGAAGAACTGGAAGCAGAAAAAGACTTTTTCAAGCAAGAATTTGATACTGATATTACTTTCTCAGATATTACTCGAAATGAAAAAGGCAAAATAACAGGTATTAAAATAGTTGTAAAAGATGCTACTCAAAGTAGAGTATATAAATCTTCTGGAAAAGCACCTATTAAACCGTTTACTATAGAAATCGAAAAAGATAATAATGGTAATAAAGAAATATCATTCGGTATAGCTCCTACTATTAGAGCTACAGGAGATGTAAATCTTCATCGAAGTAATAATAATGTTAGCTACAAAAGTAATGGCAAAATAAGAGTCTCTGATACTTTGTTTTATAACCGAGAAGATGTAATAAAAAAACATAAAGTAACCTCTCCTCCAATACCATCACAAGAAGGCGGTTGGTCAGTAAATAATATTACCATTAATAATAAAGATATGCTGATTGTTATTAACGGTATAAAGCAAGAAAAAGGAGAAACTATAAAATTACCATTAGACACCAAAATAGATAAAATGAACGTTCTTGAAAAAAAGGAGGCCAAGAATAAATATGGTAAAGATGGCAAAAAAGGCGCTATAGAAATAACAACTAAAAAAGTTGTTTCTCGCTACTCTGTGCATACAATTGAGAGTAACGGGGCATGGAGAACATCAATAGGAGAAAGTAATATTGATTATTATGATGATATGCAAAAAGATATAACTGCTATGAGGAGATTTACCAATATTGATTTTGAAAATATTACATCAGATAATATAAGTCAATTCCCTATGTTACGCGGTACATCTGTCGAAGATTTAGCAGCATTAAAAGAGAGATTAGGCGATGCTCAAATTGAAATTCAAAAAATAAGAAACATAGATGATGATTCAGATGCGTTTAGATTTAACGAAGAACAATATGCTGAATCAAAACGCTACATAGAAGAAGTAAGACAGCAATTAGCTTCTACAAGAGAAGAACTAAAAGCCAAAAGAAAACAAATGAGCAAAGAAAGAGCTAAAGCAAGAGAGGTGAGAGAACTCGAAATACAAGAGTTTAATAAAATAAAAGAAGAATAA
- a CDS encoding BlaI/MecI/CopY family transcriptional regulator codes for MQKLTNKEEEIMHILWKLEKAFVKDVLTEITEDKPHYNTLSTIIRNLEEKGYVGHTAYGNTHQYYPIVEKEEYRKGFMNNAIENYFNNSYKGMISFFAKEEKISAEELREILDMIEKNK; via the coding sequence ATGCAAAAATTAACCAACAAGGAAGAAGAAATAATGCACATATTATGGAAGCTAGAAAAAGCTTTTGTAAAAGATGTACTTACCGAAATAACAGAAGATAAACCGCATTATAACACCCTATCTACAATTATTCGTAATCTTGAAGAGAAAGGCTATGTGGGGCATACTGCATATGGTAACACCCATCAATACTACCCTATTGTCGAGAAAGAAGAATACCGAAAAGGGTTTATGAATAATGCTATTGAAAATTATTTTAATAACTCTTATAAGGGTATGATTTCTTTTTTTGCTAAAGAAGAAAAAATAAGTGCCGAGGAGCTTCGTGAAATTTTAGATATGATCGAAAAAAATAAATAA
- a CDS encoding MDR family MFS transporter, protein MLKAVFTRYIDNFRGFSREIWILTIITFINRAGTMVLPFLSKYLKEDLGFSYNQVGTVMMCFGFGSLLGSWLGGKLSDKIGFYKIMVFSLFTTGILFFVIQYVTTFMGMCAAMFGIMVIADMFRPAMFVSLGAYAKPENRTRALTLVRIAVNLGFAAGPALGGLIIVGIGYKGLFWADAITCIVSILIFWALIKEKKKEPIEEHNENTQSNVKKHSVFYDGSFWLFLFSSFITAVLFFQLFTTLPLYHKEAYNLTEFHTGLLMSFNGLMIFFMEMPFVGYFERKGVPKIKIIIWGALLMAISFYILIIHIWLGILLISLVFLTFGEMFCFPFSNSFAMGRAPKGHEGRYMAFYTMSFSAAHIVSAKSGMEIISRWGYTTNWIIMGTAGMLAVGCLLLLQRLLHKENT, encoded by the coding sequence ATGCTCAAAGCTGTTTTTACACGATATATTGACAATTTTAGAGGCTTTAGCCGAGAAATTTGGATACTTACCATTATTACTTTTATTAATCGTGCAGGCACTATGGTACTGCCATTCCTCTCTAAATACCTTAAAGAAGATTTAGGTTTTTCATATAATCAGGTAGGTACGGTAATGATGTGCTTTGGCTTTGGTTCTTTATTAGGATCATGGCTTGGCGGGAAATTATCTGATAAAATAGGATTTTATAAAATAATGGTTTTCAGCCTTTTTACAACTGGAATATTATTTTTTGTAATACAATATGTAACTACCTTTATGGGTATGTGTGCTGCAATGTTTGGTATTATGGTCATTGCCGATATGTTTCGACCTGCTATGTTTGTTTCACTTGGTGCATATGCAAAACCCGAAAACAGGACAAGAGCGCTTACATTAGTACGAATTGCAGTAAACTTAGGCTTTGCCGCTGGTCCTGCATTGGGAGGGCTTATTATAGTAGGCATTGGTTACAAGGGACTTTTTTGGGCAGATGCCATAACCTGTATTGTATCTATCTTGATATTTTGGGCTTTAATAAAAGAAAAGAAAAAAGAACCTATAGAAGAGCATAATGAAAATACCCAGAGTAATGTAAAAAAACATTCTGTTTTTTACGATGGTAGTTTCTGGCTTTTCCTTTTCAGTAGCTTTATTACCGCTGTTCTTTTTTTTCAATTATTTACTACTCTACCACTCTACCATAAGGAAGCATATAATCTTACTGAGTTTCATACAGGTTTACTCATGTCTTTTAACGGTTTAATGATATTTTTTATGGAGATGCCGTTTGTGGGCTATTTTGAACGAAAAGGCGTCCCTAAAATAAAAATTATTATTTGGGGGGCGTTACTTATGGCTATTAGTTTTTATATATTAATTATTCATATATGGCTTGGTATACTCTTAATTAGTTTGGTGTTTTTAACTTTTGGTGAAATGTTTTGCTTTCCTTTTTCTAACTCTTTTGCTATGGGACGTGCCCCAAAAGGACACGAAGGACGTTATATGGCATTCTACACTATGTCGTTTAGTGCAGCACATATAGTGAGTGCAAAAAGTGGTATGGAAATTATTTCGCGTTGGGGTTATACTACTAACTGGATAATAATGGGTACTGCCGGAATGCTAGCCGTAGGCTGTTTATTATTATTACAACGACTGTTACATAAAGAAAATACATAA